From one Astatotilapia calliptera chromosome 10, fAstCal1.2, whole genome shotgun sequence genomic stretch:
- the LOC113030522 gene encoding microfibrillar-associated protein 3-like isoform X1 has translation MFLPHNPHLSHWLATFLLLNCWKAGGAHNGSEVVTSMQRASIPPIVVKEGSSMLITCNVTGTYDNISWYNSKGPLQGDDAGGRWQIQEEGILNITEVLFEDRGSYTCVASSASGGTQNYTVTLRVAYSDSGLGLHFVVVCLVAFTITMILNVARLCMVSSHLKEMERVINEFFRTEGTEKLQKAFEVAKSIPIVTSAKTVELAKVTQFKTMEFARHIEELARSVPLPPLILNCRAVVEETGETGNPASEHIESTVARGNRQITAPPNPDKDAEEQALLSSKGQRNDGGGDYVKVSVHTTSEKTVSEDRGPAHVLPPGTRTSV, from the exons ATGTTTTTGCCTCATAATCCTCACCTCTCTCACTGGCTCGCCACATTCTTACTGCTCAATTGCTGGAAAGCAGGTGGAGCTCACAATGGGTCAGAGGTGGTGACCTCAATGCAGCGGGCTAGCATCCCACCCATCGTGGTGAAGGAGGGGTCGAGCATGCTGATTACGTGTAACGTGACCGGGACCTATGATAACATCAGCTGGTACAACTCTAAAGGACCCCTGCAGGGTGACGACGCAG GTGGAAGGTGGCAGATTCAAGAGGAAGGCATCCTGAACATCACCGAGGTCTTGTTTGAGGACCGCGGCAGCTACACCTGCGTTGCCTCGAGCGCCAGCGGCGGCACCCAAAACTACACGGTGACTCTTCGCGTTGCCTACTCTGACAGTGGCTTGGGGCTGCATTTCGTCGTTGTGTGCCTGGTGGCCTTCACCATCACCATGATCCTCAACGTGGCCCGCCTGTGCATGGTCAGCAGCCACCTCAAGGAGATGGAGAGGGTCATCAATGAGTTCTTCCGGACAGAGGgcacagagaagctgcagaagGCATTCGAGGTTGCCAAGAGCATCCCCATTGTCACTTCAGCCAAGACGGTGGAGCTCGCCAAGGTCACGCAGTTCAAAACTATGGAGTTTGCCCGTCACATCGAGGAGCTGGCCCGCAGCGTGCCTTTGCCGCCACTCATCCTAAACTGCCGGGCGGTGGTAGAGGAGACGGGGGAGACCGGGAACCCTGCGTCAGAACACATAGAGTCGACTGTGGCGAGAGGGAACAGACAGATTACTGCCCCCCCCAACCCCGACAAGGATGCAGAGGAGCAGGCACTGCTTTCAAGCAAAGGGCAAAGGAATGATGGAGGTGGTGACTACGTCAAAGTGTCTGTCCATACAACTTCTGAGAAGACCGTCAGTGAGGATAGAGGACCCGCTCATGTGCTCCCACCAGGCACACGAACATCTGTGTGA
- the cnot8 gene encoding CCR4-NOT transcription complex subunit 8, translating into MPAALTDSSQIICEVWASNVEDEMRKIRQIIQSYNYIAMDTEFPGVVVRPIGEFRSTVDYQYQLLRCNVDLLKIIQLGLTFMNEEGDYPPGTTTWQFNFKFNLTEDMYSQDSIDLLQNSGLQFKKHEEEGIDTLYFAELLMTSGLVLCENVKWLSFHSGYDFGYLVKLLTDARLPEEEHDFFQILNLFFPAIYDVKYLMKSCKNLKGGLQEVADQLELKRIGRQHQAGSDSLLTGMAFFRMKELFFEDNIDDAKYCGRLYGLGSGSTQPQNAISSSGQEETNNKH; encoded by the exons ATGCCAGCCGCACTTACAGATTCCAGTCAGATAATCTGTGAGGTCTGGGCGAGCAATGTTGAGGACGAAATGAGGAAGATTCGGCAGATTATTCAAAGCTACAATTACATTGCAATG GACACAGAGTTCCCCGGAGTTGTTGTCAGACCGATTGGAGAGTTTCGGAGCACAGTGGATTACCAGTACCAGCTGCTGAGGTGCAATGTCGACCTCCTGAAGATCATCCAGCTTGGGCTCACGTTCATGAATGAGGAAGGAGATTATCCCCCTGGCACAACAACGTGGCAGTTTAACTTCAAGTTTAACCTTAC AGAAGACATGTACTCGCAAGACTCCATAGACCTGCTTCAGAACTCTGGCCTCCAGTTtaaaaaacacgaagaggagggAATCGACACGCTCTACTTTGCTGAGCTCCTCATGACGTCCGGCCTGGTGCTGTGTGAAAACGTCAAGTGGCTCTCCTTCCACAG TGGGTATGACTTTGGCTACTTGGTGAAGCTCCTGACGGATGCACGCCTTCCCGAGGAGGAGCACGACTTCTTTCAGATCCTCAACTTGTTTTTCCCAGCGATCTATGACGTCAAGTACTTGATGAAAAGCTGCAAGAACCTGAAG GGAGGGCTACAGGAAGTGGCAGACCAACTGGAGCTGAAGAGGATTGGACGGCAACATCAGGCTGGGTCCGACTCACTGCTTACAGGCATGGCGTTCTTCAGGATGAAGGAG CTTTTCTTCGAAGACAACATCGACGACGCAAAGTATTGTGGGAGATTGTACGGCCTGGGCTCGGGCTCCACCCAACCCCAGAACGCCATCTCCAGCTCGGGCCAGGAGGAGACCAACAACAAGCACTGA
- the fam114a2 gene encoding protein FAM114A2 isoform X1, translated as MSDSEASCAAAKGAEAAPEKQNVSPARTPDSSSPSTPDISTDVAPTRKARRRPETQPAAKVQETPKEDEQPAETSNQSTVSQGGWGYWGSWGKSILSTATATVTTVGQGITQVIEKAETSLGIPSPTELSAQVEEEEKQKVSSPVDGTSMEPDKAVDESSAVGSAMGMLSSLSSVVQSTGKTVITGGLDALEFIGKKTMDVIAEGDPGFKKTKGLMRRNATLSQVLREAKEREELQSADKDSANSDKKVVAHYGMLFDEFQGLSHLEALEILSRESESKVKSVLLTLSGDELVELRDELDQIKSSFSLVEFDDEEVDESKDEDGLEFERELKEAMEGLSVSATADKLSKACKSSASLISELTKQHVETDVNEEDVKKHSVEEVHAAAIRSLAELTARSIELFHKLAEMILFSNGSAEASVLSQLTVVLCKEISLLSKKFTSCLTAAGSNEKGEVLNPLITGVFLEASNSASYIQDAFQLLMPILEISHIERRVQLTQQ; from the exons ATGTCAGACAGTGAAGCTTCTTGTGCAGCAGCCAAGGGTGCAGAGGCAGCGCCGGAAAAGCAGAATGTCTCTCCCGCTCGAACCCCTGACAGCTCCTCTCCATCCACACCTGACATCTCCACTGATGTAGCTCCGACGAGAAAAGCCAGGAGGAGGCCAGAAACCCAGCCTGCGGCCAAAGTTCAGGAGACTCCAAAAGAGGATGAGCAGCCAGCAGAG ACATCCAATCAGTCGACCGTGTCTCAGGGTGGCTGGGGTTACTGGGGCAGCTGGGGCAAATCCATCTTATCCACAGCAACAGCTACTGTGACCACTGTGG GCCAAGGTATCACTCAGGTGATCGAGAAGGCTGAGACATCACTGGGAATCCCCAGTCCAACCGAACTGTCAGCTCAggtggaggaagaagagaaacagaAGG TGTCTTCTCCTGTAGATGGCACCAGCATGGAGCCCGACAAAGCAGTAGATGAATCGTCAGCAGTGGGAAGTGCGATGGGAATGTTGTCGTCACTCAGTAGCGTCGTCCAGAGCACG GGTAAGACCGTGATAACAGGAGGTCTAGATGCTCTTGAGTTCATTGGGAAGAAGACGATGGACGTGATAGCAGAAGGTGATCCTGGCTTTAAAAAGACCAAAGGACTGATGAGACGGAACGCCACTCTCTCTCAG GTGCTGAGGGAGGCGAAGGAGCGAGAGGAGCTGCAGTCAGCAGACAAAGACTCGGCAAATTCAGACAAGAAGGTGGTCGCTCACTACGGGATGCTGTTTGATGAATTTCAGGGTCTGTCACACCTTGAAGCTCTGGAGATTCTATCTCGAGAGAGTGAGTCAAAG GTGAAGTCTGTGCTCTTGACTCTATCAGGAGACGAGCTGGTTGAGCTCAGAGATGAGCTCGACCAAATCAAAAGCTCCTTCTCCCTGGTGGAGTTCGATGATGAGGAAGTTGATGAGAGTAAAG ATGAAGACGGATTAGAGTTTGAGAGGGAGTTAAAGGAGGCCATGGAGGGCCTCAGTGTTTCTGCAACTGCAGACAAACTGAGCAAG GCCTGTAAGAGCTCCGCCAGCCTGATTAGTGAGCTGACCAAACAGCATGTGGAAACAGATGTAAATGAGGAGGATGTGAAGAAGCATAGTGTGGAG GAGGTTCATGCTGCAGCTATCAGGAGTCTGGCCGAGCTGACGGCCAGATCCATCGAGCTTTTCCACAAACTGGCTGAGATGATCCTTTTCTCCAATGGCAGTGCAGAGGCCAGCGTCCTGTCACA GTTAACTGTTGTCCTGTGTAAAGAAATCTCACTGCTGTCCAAGAAGTTTACTTCctgcctgacagcagcaggg tCAAACGAGAAGGGAGAAGTCCTCAACCCCCTGATAACAGGAGTATTTTTAGAG GCATCCAACAGTGCATCTTACATCCAGGATGCCTTCCAGCTCCTTATGCCAATACTGGAGATATCTCACATCGAGAGGAGAGTTCAGCTTACGCAGCAGTGA
- the LOC113030522 gene encoding microfibrillar-associated protein 3-like isoform X2 has protein sequence MQRASIPPIVVKEGSSMLITCNVTGTYDNISWYNSKGPLQGDDAGGRWQIQEEGILNITEVLFEDRGSYTCVASSASGGTQNYTVTLRVAYSDSGLGLHFVVVCLVAFTITMILNVARLCMVSSHLKEMERVINEFFRTEGTEKLQKAFEVAKSIPIVTSAKTVELAKVTQFKTMEFARHIEELARSVPLPPLILNCRAVVEETGETGNPASEHIESTVARGNRQITAPPNPDKDAEEQALLSSKGQRNDGGGDYVKVSVHTTSEKTVSEDRGPAHVLPPGTRTSV, from the exons ATGCAGCGGGCTAGCATCCCACCCATCGTGGTGAAGGAGGGGTCGAGCATGCTGATTACGTGTAACGTGACCGGGACCTATGATAACATCAGCTGGTACAACTCTAAAGGACCCCTGCAGGGTGACGACGCAG GTGGAAGGTGGCAGATTCAAGAGGAAGGCATCCTGAACATCACCGAGGTCTTGTTTGAGGACCGCGGCAGCTACACCTGCGTTGCCTCGAGCGCCAGCGGCGGCACCCAAAACTACACGGTGACTCTTCGCGTTGCCTACTCTGACAGTGGCTTGGGGCTGCATTTCGTCGTTGTGTGCCTGGTGGCCTTCACCATCACCATGATCCTCAACGTGGCCCGCCTGTGCATGGTCAGCAGCCACCTCAAGGAGATGGAGAGGGTCATCAATGAGTTCTTCCGGACAGAGGgcacagagaagctgcagaagGCATTCGAGGTTGCCAAGAGCATCCCCATTGTCACTTCAGCCAAGACGGTGGAGCTCGCCAAGGTCACGCAGTTCAAAACTATGGAGTTTGCCCGTCACATCGAGGAGCTGGCCCGCAGCGTGCCTTTGCCGCCACTCATCCTAAACTGCCGGGCGGTGGTAGAGGAGACGGGGGAGACCGGGAACCCTGCGTCAGAACACATAGAGTCGACTGTGGCGAGAGGGAACAGACAGATTACTGCCCCCCCCAACCCCGACAAGGATGCAGAGGAGCAGGCACTGCTTTCAAGCAAAGGGCAAAGGAATGATGGAGGTGGTGACTACGTCAAAGTGTCTGTCCATACAACTTCTGAGAAGACCGTCAGTGAGGATAGAGGACCCGCTCATGTGCTCCCACCAGGCACACGAACATCTGTGTGA
- the fam114a2 gene encoding protein FAM114A2 isoform X2, producing the protein MSDSEASCAAAKGAEAAPEKQNVSPARTPDSSSPSTPDISTDVAPTRKARRRPETQPAAKVQETPKEDEQPAETSNQSTVSQGGWGYWGSWGKSILSTATATVTTVGQGITQVIEKAETSLGIPSPTELSAQVEEEEKQKDGTSMEPDKAVDESSAVGSAMGMLSSLSSVVQSTGKTVITGGLDALEFIGKKTMDVIAEGDPGFKKTKGLMRRNATLSQVLREAKEREELQSADKDSANSDKKVVAHYGMLFDEFQGLSHLEALEILSRESESKVKSVLLTLSGDELVELRDELDQIKSSFSLVEFDDEEVDESKDEDGLEFERELKEAMEGLSVSATADKLSKACKSSASLISELTKQHVETDVNEEDVKKHSVEEVHAAAIRSLAELTARSIELFHKLAEMILFSNGSAEASVLSQLTVVLCKEISLLSKKFTSCLTAAGSNEKGEVLNPLITGVFLEASNSASYIQDAFQLLMPILEISHIERRVQLTQQ; encoded by the exons ATGTCAGACAGTGAAGCTTCTTGTGCAGCAGCCAAGGGTGCAGAGGCAGCGCCGGAAAAGCAGAATGTCTCTCCCGCTCGAACCCCTGACAGCTCCTCTCCATCCACACCTGACATCTCCACTGATGTAGCTCCGACGAGAAAAGCCAGGAGGAGGCCAGAAACCCAGCCTGCGGCCAAAGTTCAGGAGACTCCAAAAGAGGATGAGCAGCCAGCAGAG ACATCCAATCAGTCGACCGTGTCTCAGGGTGGCTGGGGTTACTGGGGCAGCTGGGGCAAATCCATCTTATCCACAGCAACAGCTACTGTGACCACTGTGG GCCAAGGTATCACTCAGGTGATCGAGAAGGCTGAGACATCACTGGGAATCCCCAGTCCAACCGAACTGTCAGCTCAggtggaggaagaagagaaacagaAGG ATGGCACCAGCATGGAGCCCGACAAAGCAGTAGATGAATCGTCAGCAGTGGGAAGTGCGATGGGAATGTTGTCGTCACTCAGTAGCGTCGTCCAGAGCACG GGTAAGACCGTGATAACAGGAGGTCTAGATGCTCTTGAGTTCATTGGGAAGAAGACGATGGACGTGATAGCAGAAGGTGATCCTGGCTTTAAAAAGACCAAAGGACTGATGAGACGGAACGCCACTCTCTCTCAG GTGCTGAGGGAGGCGAAGGAGCGAGAGGAGCTGCAGTCAGCAGACAAAGACTCGGCAAATTCAGACAAGAAGGTGGTCGCTCACTACGGGATGCTGTTTGATGAATTTCAGGGTCTGTCACACCTTGAAGCTCTGGAGATTCTATCTCGAGAGAGTGAGTCAAAG GTGAAGTCTGTGCTCTTGACTCTATCAGGAGACGAGCTGGTTGAGCTCAGAGATGAGCTCGACCAAATCAAAAGCTCCTTCTCCCTGGTGGAGTTCGATGATGAGGAAGTTGATGAGAGTAAAG ATGAAGACGGATTAGAGTTTGAGAGGGAGTTAAAGGAGGCCATGGAGGGCCTCAGTGTTTCTGCAACTGCAGACAAACTGAGCAAG GCCTGTAAGAGCTCCGCCAGCCTGATTAGTGAGCTGACCAAACAGCATGTGGAAACAGATGTAAATGAGGAGGATGTGAAGAAGCATAGTGTGGAG GAGGTTCATGCTGCAGCTATCAGGAGTCTGGCCGAGCTGACGGCCAGATCCATCGAGCTTTTCCACAAACTGGCTGAGATGATCCTTTTCTCCAATGGCAGTGCAGAGGCCAGCGTCCTGTCACA GTTAACTGTTGTCCTGTGTAAAGAAATCTCACTGCTGTCCAAGAAGTTTACTTCctgcctgacagcagcaggg tCAAACGAGAAGGGAGAAGTCCTCAACCCCCTGATAACAGGAGTATTTTTAGAG GCATCCAACAGTGCATCTTACATCCAGGATGCCTTCCAGCTCCTTATGCCAATACTGGAGATATCTCACATCGAGAGGAGAGTTCAGCTTACGCAGCAGTGA